Proteins from one Anopheles nili chromosome 2, idAnoNiliSN_F5_01, whole genome shotgun sequence genomic window:
- the LOC128730865 gene encoding mutS protein homolog 5-like produces the protein MESPEQPTTSTANNQAGKILSLCWNAGALAASYYDIDQLELYAVQQAIEPRPQYVLLRDLVRRYHPLFYVISGPSCFLEDCIELLGLPVAANDSAPGNPGQSRNTTEIPTQAPNVKVVEFSTHTQTIAKARLLALKVPGMPAQSDEAECRTFLESLLPFEQELLVLSVGNMLLLLDGVGDGLSPDQLVTRINLVTPSTQLIIDGLTYEALQIFDASRHPSGFKRGTDTRGLSVYSLFNRCCSKNGSEWLSRLMAQPIRDRQELRRRQDTVRWLLENDRYVTQFAQCLKHLSNVGLLYRKILQGTARNVDWKMLKKNLYYLYSLCKVCVMAMEDSRTTGTLIHEVGQYTRNPGNAIKHVLYTLDKCLDLERGDEENKVVMRAGIDPTVDRLREQYDGLRQLVMESSRLGLEGLQLDMANVCVTYLPSFGFVISTQVDEQLQRSGILNNASFELVFQADNTAYFQINLCKELNNEFGQMVAQMIELELALQMRLTSFVGHKFPEVMGVYKWAGKLDALLSLATVAKMHGYVCPVLADDRVLQINAGRHVVVERRGSYRPNDTFVGNVTGRMVNVIAAEGSVGKTTYLKELAITCYLAHVGSFVPAATARIPLLDAIYTRLDHPESIFSGRSSFMSELFQMSNVLQNATSTSLVLIDEFGKGTNYLEGKSLLVASIEHLLRQGSRAPITFITTKFTGIEAFLPNQHPHLALTVHREVRERSRNDSCQDTLDVTSIDPADERLTTSYQLAFRAVAFTVIKYHQASGRALGADTVRQLLEATPITQVPERCLEISHAPNAHGTASVTLPEPPDGSGGLERPNRI, from the exons ATGGAATCGCCAGAACAACCTACCACATCAACGGCTAACAATCAAGCGGGTAAAATACTCTCACTATGCTGGAATGCTGGCGCCCTGGCCGCCTCATACTACGACATCGATCAACTGGAACTGTACGCCGTACAACAGGCCATCGAACCACGTCCCCAGTACGTGCTGCTTCGAGATCTTGTCCGTCGCTACCATCCTTTGTTCTACGTCATCTCCGGTCCAAGCTGTTTCCTCGAAGACTGCATCGAACTGCTGGGTCTGCCGGTTGCCGCGAACGATTCCGCACCCGGCAATCCTGGGCAATCACGCAACACCACCGAAATACCAACCCAAGCACCCAACGTGAAGGTGGTcgagttttccacacacacccaaacgaTCGCCAAAGCGCGGCTACTCGCACTGAAAGTTCCCGGCATGCCAGCCCAATCCGACGAAGCCGAGTGCCGAACATTCCTCGAGAGTTTGCTACCGTTCGAGCAGGAGCTGTTGGTGCTGAGCGTCGGAAATATGCTGCTTCTGCTGGACGGTGTTGGTGACGGGTTGTCTCCAGACCAGCTGGTAACGAGGATCAATCTCGTTACACCCAGCACGCAGCTCATCATCGATGGGTTAACGTACGAGGCACTGCAGATATTCGATGCCAGCCGGCATCCGTCAGGATTCAAGCGTGGCACGGACACTCGCGGGTTGTCGGTGTACAGCCTGTTCAACCGGTGTTGCTCGAAGAATGGCTCCGAATGGCTCAGCCGTTTGATGGCGCAACCAATCCGCGACCGGCAGGAACTACGACGACGGCAGGACACCGTACGGTGGTTGCTGGAAAACGATCGCTACGTCACGCAATTCGCCCAATGTCTGAAGCATCTGTCCAACGTCGGTTTGCTGTACCGAAAGATCCTACAGGGCACGGCACGAAACGTCGACTGGAAGATGCTGAAGAAGAACCTCTACTATCTGTACTCGCTGTGCAAGGTGTGCGTAATGGCGATGGAAGATTCCCGAACCACCGGGACGCTCATTCACGAGGTTGGCCAGTACACGCGCAACCCGGGAAATGCGATCAAACACGTGCTCTACACCCTCGACAAGTGTCTCGATCTGGAACGGGGTGACGAGGAAAACAAGGTAGTGATGCGAGCAGGCATCGACCCAACCGTCGATCGATTGCGCGAACAGTACGACGGTTTGCGGCAGCTCGTAATGGAATCCTCCCGGTTGGGCCTGGAAGGACTACAGCTCGACATGGCGAACGTGTGCGTGACGTACCTGCCATCGTTTGGGTTCGTCATCAGCACGCAGGTTGACGAGCAGCTGCAACGGTCTGGCATCCTAAACAACGCCTCGTTCGAGCTGGTGTTCCAGGCGGACAACACGGCCTACTTTCAGATCAATCTGTGCAAGGAGCTGAACAATGAGTTCGGTCAGATGGTCGCGCAGATGATCGAGCTCGAGCTTGCGCTTCAGATGCGCCTGACGAGCTTCGTTGGGCACAAGTTTCCCGAGGTCATGGGGGTGTACAAATGGGCCGGTAAGCTTGATGCCCTGCTGTCGTTGGCCACCGTGGCCAAAATGCATGGGTACGTTTGTCCGGTTCTTGCTGATGACAGGGTGCTGCAAATTAATGCCGGCCGGCACGTTGTGGTGGAGCGTCGAGGATCCTACCGCCCGAACGATACATTCGTCGGGAACGTCACCGGACGCATGGTGAACGTGATCGCCGCGGAAGGATCAGTAGGAAAAACGACCTATCTGAAGGAGCTAGCCATCACGTGTTACCTAGCGCACGTGGGCTCTTTTGTACCAGCTGCCACGGCCCGGATTCCGCTCCTTGACGCCATCTACACACGGCTCGATCACCCGGAATCGATCTTCAGCGGGCGATCCTCCTTCATGTCGGAGCTGTTCCAAATGTCGAATGTGCTACAGAACGCCACCTCCACCTCGCTAGTGCTGATCGACGAGTTTGGCAAAGGCACGAACTATCTGGAAGGAAAGTCCTTGCTGGTGGCATCGATCGAGCACTTGCTACGGCAAGGATCACGTGCCCCGATCACATTCATCACGACGAAATTCACCGGTATCGAGGCGTTTCTGCCCAACCAACACCCACATCTCGCACTAACAGTGCACCGGGAGGTTCGGGAGCGTTCGCGTAACGATTCCTGCCAGGACACGCTGGACGTGACCTCGATCGACCCGGCTGATGAGCG GTTGACCACCTCGTACCAGCTGGCATTCCGTGCCGTAGCCTTTACCGTAATAAAATACCACCAAGCTAGTGGACGAGCGTTGGGAGCCGACACCGTACGGCAGTTGCTGGAGGCGACGCCAATCACGCAGGTTCCGGAACGATGTCTAGAAATTTCGCATGCTCCAAACGCACACGGCACGGCATCAGTGACGTTACCGGAACCACCCGACGGAAGTGGTGGTCTTGAACGGCCGAACaggatttga